CGGTCACATCAACTGACAAGTTTGATGGGCCCGACAGGAAGTGCTGCCCCGGAATATGCCAAAACATCTTACGGTTCCATGTTTGCCTATCAATCATTTTTCAATTCTTTCAATCCGATAGATAAGCGCAGATTGTTGCTTGACACAACATATATTGACAAAACCGGCAAGACGATTGCTCAAAAAAATATTACGCCGATAACAACGGATGCGGTTTTGATAAAGAAATATCAGGATCCGGTTTCTACGGTCGGGATGATTCCTAATATTCCAATTTTGCGCCTTGCCGATATGTACCTGATCGCTGCCGAAGCAGAAGCTAGATTGAACGGTGCAACTGGTGTCGCTTATGATTTTATCAATGTGATCAGAAAACGCGCCGGACTTCCTGACCTGGCAACGGGTCTTGGTAAGGATGCATTTATTGATGCAGTGATACAGGAGCGTGCCTGGGAGTTTTTTGCAGAAGGTGACCGCTGGTATGACTTAACACGAACAGGAAAATTCCTGACCGCAATTCCAAAAGCGGTAAATAGTGTATATCCTGTCCGCACGCCAACGGCAAAAAACAAATATTTCCCAATACCTCAGGACGAAATTTATGCGAATCCAAAACTGGTGCAAAATCCTGATTGGCAATAGTTTCAATGAGCAAATAATTCAAAACGAAATCAGAAAATCGTCAAAGTTTTCTGGTTTCGTTAACTGTAATTCAAGAAAATGAACCCGTTATTTCTTCTTTCTCTGATGCTTCTTTCCTCTTTTTCTCAGTCCGGAAAAAGTCAGGAAAATAGTATTGCAGTCTCAGGGAAAGTGGGAAATATGGTTAAAGAAAAGATACGTGAGTTCACTGTTGTTGAGAACGATACGCTTCAATATACTTTAAAACTGAAATTCGACGACTCCGGAAAACCGCAGTATTTCTTCCGGAATATTTTCACGCCGGTTTGTTATACCAACGAATGCAAACCAGTGCACATTAATTTCTATTGGGATCTTTTGGGCAATTACGTGAGGTATGATCTGCCGGAAGGAAAAGTCCTCACCAAAGTTGATCACGAAGAATTCAAAGCGGAAGATTACGAAAAATTACAGGATATCCTGGCCAGGCAGAATTCCATTTTTGCCGATTTAAAAATGGAAGATCTTATTACAAAAGGTACGGATGACTTGTCTGATTCAGTGGACGCCAAAACCGGAGCTACTTTAAAAACAATTAAAAACGAAGTGATTGACGGAGCGGTTTACACCTGTTTTACACTTTGGAAAATTGCTTATGGAAAGGCTGTTCCGGAAATGCTGAAAATAACGGAATCTTATAAAAATGATAAAATGCTCCATGATTTCCTGGCTGACAAAAACTATCATTATCAGTACTGGGCCATGGAAAAAGTGATTAACAAAGATGGCCGCGTCTTAAAAACTTTTGAACCGGACATAGAAAAAATTATTGCCGGGAAAAATCTTTATACTGCCCGAACAGCATTGCAGAAAACAGAAAATGATTTTTTCTCAAAACCGCAAAAACAAAACTGGCTTTGGGAAACATTCCAATCAGCTTCCTATCCGATGCAGATCGCGATTTTGAAAAAACTTTCGACTATTCCTTTGAACCAAACCTTAACAGAAAATATCGCTAACGGGCTTGTTGCCTCAAACGATGAACAACGGAAATTGAAAATTGAATTATTGAAAAAGCAGAGCGGACTATCGGATAAAAGTCGAGAGATTTTAGATAAAGCGATGAATGACTAAAGTCTGGAAAGTAGAGATATCTGGCCACCCAAGGCTGAAGCCTTGGGTTAATGCAGTGCTAAAACTAAAAATAGCAAATTCAGCGATTTGCAGTTCCATATCCAAAGTTTAAAAATCGGAAGAACTAATCCTCGGCGAAAGACTTCGATTTGAAATTTTAAACAACCAAAACATGGATCATAGAAATTCAGAAACCGGATTTTGAAGTTAATAAGCAAAAATCCACCACTAAGGTTTCAACCTTGGAAAGCACTAACCCAGGGCTTCAGCCTTGGGTCGAATGAGCGACCAACCATCCCGGATTCAGGGTTTTAACCCTGAATCCTATGGAACAAACCAATATAAAGATGAAAAACTATCTAACACTATTCCTTCTAATATTCACATTGCAGCTTTCTGCGCAAAACCACGTTTTCGTAGAAACTGAATCCTTTGAAAACAAAGGCGGCTGGGTTATTGACCAGCAATCTTTTGTGGTTATGGGTTCGTCTTACCTGATGGCGCATGGCATGGGCCGACCAGTAAAAGATGCCTCAACAACCGTAAAATTCCCCAAAAAAGGAAAATACCATATCTGGGTTCGCACCAAAGACTGGGCACCATTTCCAAAAGGACCGGGAAAATTTCAGGTTTCTATTGATGGAAATCCGATTAAGCAAGTTTTTGGAGAAAGCGGTTCTGATGAGTGGAAGTGGTACGATGCGGGCGAAACTGAAATAAAAACGGAAACAATCAAATTATCCATGAAAGATCTGACCGGTTTTAATGGCCGCTGCGATGCGATTTTGTTCACAGATGCTCCAAAATTCACCCCACCTAATAAACTGGAAGAACTAACCGCCTTCCGCAAAAAACTTTTAAATCTGCCTGGTGCACCGGTATCCGCCGGACATTTTGATATGGTCGTTGTTGGTGGCGGTGTAGCTGGAACCTGTGCCGCTATTTCAGCTTCAAGAATGGGGTTGAAAGTTGCGTTAATCCAGGATCGGCCAGTTTTGGGTGGTAATAACAGTTCGGAAATACGTGTGCATTTGATGGGTGATGTTGATAAAAATTACTATCCCAAACTTGGTAGGATTGTAAGAGAAATGGACAATGGAGATCCGGGAAACGGAAATCCTGATGCAAAAGAATATGGCGACGCAAGAAAAACTTCTATTGTAAAAGCCGAAAAAAACATCTCGCTTTTCCTGAATACTTATGTGGATAAAGTTGAAAAACAAAACGACATTATTACGGCGGTTGTAGGAAGAGACATTATTACCAATAAAGAAACCCGTTTCGAAGGCTCCTTCTTTTCAGACTGTACCGGCGACGGAACCATCGGATATCTGGCCGGAGCAGAATTTAGAATGGGAAGAGAAAGCAAAGCGGAAACAGGCGAATCACTGGCTGCCGAGAAACCGGATAATTTTACTTTGGGAACTTCAAATCTTTGGGCTTCATTACCACGTGATACCGTTACAACTTTTCCTGAAACGCCCTGGGCACTGCAATTTTCAGACGAGTACCACATCGATAATACCAAGGCCGACTGGGAATGGGAAACTGGTTTTGGAAACTTCAACACCATCACGGATGCCGAAAAAATTCGAGACCATAACCTGCGTGCGATTTATGGAAACTGGTCGTATCTGAAAAATCACAAATCACAAAAATATGCAAAACAGGAGCTTGCCTGGGTAGCTTATATTGGAGGAAAAAGAGAGTCGCGCAGAATCATCGGTGATCATATTTTAAACCAGATGGATATTCAGGAAGGCAAACAGTATCCGGATGGATCTGTTACGGCTACCTGGACAATTGATCTTCATTTTCCAGATGCAAAAAACAGCAAATATTTTGAAGGACAGGAGTTTTTCGCAGGAACCAAACATATCAAGGTAGCTCCTTACACCATTCCATACCGCTGCCTTTATTCCAAAAATATCCAGAATCTTTTCGTTGCCGGAAGAAATATCAGTACTACACACGTAGCTTTTGGCAGCACAAGAGTGATGAGAACTTGTGGTATGATGGGCGAAGTTGTAGGTTTTGCCGCTTATTTGACCACAAAATATAAGACTACACCAAGAGGCGTTTACCAGGATCACCTACCCGAATTGATGGGAATTTTAAAAGGAGAAACCATAGAGGCTCAGCCGTAATATTTCTATCTATTAGCCATGACCAAAATCACCGGATTTCTTCTTTTTATCATTTCATATTTGCTATCGTCAAAATTGGCGGTGGCAAATCGTTATGATATTCCGATGATTTCAATTCAGGGAGAAGCGCAGGGAACGACTTATCACATTAAATATTTTGATAAAAAACAGCGAAATCTGAAAATTGCTATAGATTCTATTTTACTTGATTTTGATAAATGTTTATCACTATACCGGTCAGATTCCGAGCTTTCGGATTTTAATAAATCTACTTTTCATCGATATAAATCACCTTACTTTTTCCCGGTCCTCAAAAAATCTAAGGAAGTTTTTGAGGCAACGAATGGTGCCTTTGATCCTACCATTTTGCCATTGGTTAACGCTTATGGTTTCGGTCCGACTAAAAATAAAAATCCTGAAAATGCGGACATTAATTCTTTGCTGAAACTCATTGGCTTCGAAAAAATTCTATTTGATTCCTACGCTGTAAGAAAGTCAAAACCTGAAATTCAGCTTGATTTTAATGGTATTGCGCAAGGATATTCGGTTGACATAATCAGTGATTTTCTGGTCGGACTTGATATTAACAGGTTTATGGTAGAGATCGGTGGAGAAATTCTTTGTAAAGGATATAAAGTCGATAATAAACCATGGGTTACAGGCATCGAAAATCCGTTGAAACCTGGTTCTCTTTTCTGTTCAGTTCAGCTTTCTGACCGCGCGATGACGACGGCCGGAAATTATCGAAACCATTTTGAAAAGGACGGACAAGTTTTCAATCATATTATCAATCCCAAAACCGGTTCAATGGAGCAGAGTTCTCTACTTAGCGTAACTGTTTTTGCCCAAGATGCCATCACAGCGGACGGATTTGACACTGCATTTTTCGTCATGGGTCTTGAAGAAACAAAACATTTTGTATCAAAAAACCCGAATCTCGATATATGTCTTTTGTATACCGACGATCATGGAAACTTAAAAACGTATCTGACAGACGGGATTAAAAACCTTATTAAAGAATTGTAATCAATTATGAAATATTATTTAACGATACTTTCCTGTTTTATTTTGATAAACGTTTTTGGCCAAGCACCGAAAATGTTATCTCTTGCCAATAAAAATATACAGATTATCTGGCAGAATACTTCGGAAGGTTATCACATTCAAAAGGTTTCCGTCAATAAAAACGGAAAGTGGATCTCCGATCTGGCTCCTTCCGGTGAATACACTTTGTTATTTTCCGAGACAAAACCCGCATCAGAATCCGCAGAAAATTTTGAAAAAATAACAGGCGGAAAATTCCCGGAAGACGCCTACCATTATCAGCAGGAACAATGGAAAGAAAGCACTACGGCCGTTTCGTTGAATACGGCGGGAAAGACGTACCATTTTTTTCCGTCCAAAGTAAAAATCATTGATAAAAATCATATTCAATTCACACAGGAAACGGAGGTTGCAATCATTATCGCCGACTGGAAACTGGATGAAAAGTATACTTCCGACATTCAGGTATCTCAAAAACTGATTCCAAAAAGAAAAGGATTTTTCTCTTTGGCAACACCAACCTTAGCGGTTTTGGAGAAGGAAAAAATAAGCTGGGTTTCTGTTCCGGGTTATTTTCAGGGAAATTTTATGCAGGAAAATTTTGCACTTGCTTATGCTTACGGTCACGGAATTCCGAATCGCCCGGTCATTTATCGTGAACGTTGTGCGAGTACTTTGAGTCCGCTCGTGAGCAGCAAAAATGGAATTACTTTATCTATTATTCCCGAACCTGGCCTGGCGCGCGATCCTTGGGAGAAGGATAAAATCACTCAGACCGACTGGTTTATCGGATTGTCGCACATGAACCGAAAATCGCAGTTATCTCCAACACTCTATTATCCGGTGTTAGGAGAGGAAAAATCGGAAAGAGAAATCGGTCAGGAACTAAGTTATGGGTTTCGGTACAGTTTGATTTCCGGCGATTGGTTTCAGGCGCTGAACCACGCCATTTATGATGTTTATAATTTTAAAGAAGGACTGGCGCTTCGTCAGAGTACCCAATCTTTATCAGATCGCATTGAAAAAATGCATCATTATTTGATCAACCCGAAAACTTCACTTTGGAATATCGAAGAATATAAAGGGAAACAAATTGGCGCTCAATCTTATCTAGGTGGTGTTGTGGGTTCGAATAAAGATGCCATGAAAAATTCAGATTATGGTGCCATGTGGATGCTGGCGCATGAAACCAAAGACCCCGAATTGAACCAGAAAGTATTACCGCCGGCAGAGAATTTCAAACTGGTTCAGCAAATAACCGACGATGGTTTTTTCAAAGGTGCAATTGAAGGACAATATTATCTGGCAAAAAGTAAAAAGTTTGTAGAGGAATGGGGTTCGGTCGTGGAACCAATCGGCCTGACTTATTACATCATGCTGGACATCGGCAATATGCTGCTTTTTGAACCTGATAATAAGGAATTAAAAGAAAGACTGAAATTGGGTGCCGAGAAATTGTTGAGCTGGCAAAAACCGGATGGAAGTTTCGCCGTTGCTTATGACCGGAAAACGGAAGAGGAGATATTCAAAGATATTAAAGACGTTCGTCCTACTTTTTACGGTTTGATCGTCGCTTACCGGATTTTAAAAGATGAAAAATATCTGAAAGCTGCACAAAAAGGCGCTGATTGGTTTATTAAAAATGCGGTTGAAACCGGTTCTTTTCTTGGTGTTTGTGGTGACGCGCGTTATGCGCCTGACTTCGCAACCGGACAATCTGCTCAGGCTTTGCTAGATCTTTTTGATATGACAAAAGATGAGCGTTATAAAAAAGCTGCCATAACATCAGCTAAAATTTATGTCAGTTCAATTTACACACACCCGATTCCTTCCAAAAATATCAAAATTGTTAATGGTGTTGAAAGAGAAGATTGGGAAATCAGTCAGGCTGGTTTGAGTTTTGAACATGGCGGAATATTTGGCTCAGCCACGCGTCACGGGCCTATTCAATTGGCCAGTCACGCCGGACTTTTTATCAGAATGTACAAAATCACCGGCGAACAGATTTTTGCTGATCTGGCAAGATCAGCCGCTATTGGCCGCGATGCTTTCGTCGATCCAAAAACCAGCGTCGCTTCCTATTACTGGCAATCCATGAACAAAGGTGCCGGTCCTTATCCGCATCACGCCTGGTGGCAAATCGGCTGGATTACAGATTATTTACTGTCCGAAACTGAACTGAGATCTGACGGAAAAGTCAGTTTTCCGAGAGGTTTTGTAACGCCGAAAGTTGGTCCGCACCAGACTTATGGCTTTGAACCCGGATCGGTTTATGGTGAAAAGTCAAATCTGGTAATCCGTGAAGGTTTTGTTCAAAATGACAAACCCATTGTAGATTATATTCTGGCAGAAAACGGTCAAAAAAATGTGGCTTATGTCATGCTGCTTAATGACCGCTCACAGCCAACATCAGGGAAAATTACTTTAAACCCGGAAAAATGGATTTCCGGGAAAAATATCTCGAAAATCCTAAATAAGAAATCTAATCAGACCATTACAGCATCCGACAATTCCTTTGCCTATAACATTCCGGGTTTTGGTATTGAAGTGATTGCTGTTCAGTTTGAATAAAAAATAGCTTAAAAAATTTACTTCACCTAACACTCCTGAACGCTTGAACTCACCCATTGATACCGCCGTCATTTTTATCTTTTCGGCCTTCGTTTTATTTATCGGAATGCTTTTCGTCCGGACGGGACGGAACATGAAATCCTTTTTTGCCGGAGGTGAATCCGTGCCCTGGTTTATAGGAGGACTTTCGTTATTTATGAGCTTTTTCTCTGCCGGCACTTTTGTCGCCTGGGGAGCTATTGCCTATAAATATGGCTGGGTTTCCGTGACAATCCAGTGGACCATGTGCATCGGCGCGCTGATCACAGGACTTTGGCTGGCTCCAAAATGGAAAGCAACAGGCGCATTAACTGCCGCTGAATTTGTAAAAGAAAGATTGGGACTGACGGTACAAAAAACGTTTATCTACATTTTTACGCTGGTTTCACTTTTTATTAAAGGCTCCGTTTTATATCCGGTCGCCAAACTGGTGAGCGTTTCACTTGGATTTCCATTGATTCCCAGCACCATTGTTTTGGGAATTATGATGATCGCTTACACAGCCGTTGGCGGATTGTGGGCAGTAATGGTTACTGATATTCTTCAATTTGTGATTTTGACGGCTGCCGTTTTTATCATTTTACCATTATCCTTAAATGCAGCAGGCGGCTGGGACGCGGTAACTACCAAAGCACCAGACGGTTTTTTCGAATTGTTAAACGGCGAATATACTTTCGGATTTATCATCGCTTTTACGCTTTATCACATTTGTTACATTGGAGGTAACTGGACTTTTGTACAACGTTACACTAGTGTCGACAGCGGAAAATCTGCCCGGAAAGTTTCTTTTCTTTTTGCAGGATTATACCTCATCAGCCCGATTATCTGGATGCTGCCTCCGATGATTTACCGGACCATTAATCCTGACCTGGTAGGTCTGGATACTGAAAACGCCTATTTGAAAGTTTGCCAGCTTGTTTTGCCCCCGGGTTTGATGGGACTGATGCTTACCGGCATGTATTTCTCAACTTCGGCCTCAGCCAATACAACCTTGAACGTCGTGTCAGCCGTTTTCACAAACGACATTTACAAAGGCATGATCAATCCGGGCGCTTCGGATAAAAAGCTGATGTCCATTGCACGATTATCGTCGCTTGTTTTTGGCATCGGGATGATCATTATCGCTTTACTCGTACCAGCTGCCGGTGGGATTGTGGAAGTGGTTTTAAGTATCGGCGCAGTTACTGGCGGACCACTTTTAGCGCCGGCACTTTGGGCTTTGTTTTCCAAAAAGCTAACCGGAAAAGCCACCCTCTGGATCACTGGTTCTACACTTTCGGTCAATTTACTTTTCAAAATTATTTTACCATTAACGGCAGGTTTTAAATTAAATCGTTCAGAAGAAATGCTTCTCGGGATTGGTTTGCCGATTATTTTACTGGCTATTAATGAATGGTTTGTAGCACGAAGAACTGCTACCAGTTCTGAATACGAAGTTTATCAGGCTGTGATGGCGCAGCGAAAATTTGATTATCTGGAAAGCTCGGAAGAAGAGAAAACGGAGGCGCGCAGACAAAATCAGTTTGGCTTACAGGTGATTGCCGGCGCACTTTCATTTACCGCTTTTTTGCTTTTTGTGTTAAGTGCTTTAACTACAATTGGCTCCACCTTAACAGCTGCCATAGCATTTGGGATTCTGTTAACAGCCATCATTCCATGGCGCGCGTCCCGAAAAATCAAACTCATTTCAGCAGAAACAAAAAATCAAATCCTTCACTCATAAACTTGCAACTCATCTATCATGATAATAAAGAAATCACTTTTTGTACTGACGTTATTATTTTTATCCGGTTCAATTTCCTTTGGTCAATATAAAATCAGTCAGCCTAACGCTATTCCACTGCATGGTGAATGGTCTTTCACACTGGATCCTGCTGAAATGGGACTGGCTGGAAAATGGTACGAATCGAAAATTGACGGGAATCGTTTTGACAAAGTAACGGTGCCTCATTGTTTTTCTGCCGATCTGCGCTATCAGTTTTACAACGGAACGGTTTGGTATCGAAAAACATTTCCATGGAAAACGACTTCCGGGAAACGTATCATTCTCCATTTCGACGCGGCTTATTACAAAACTAATATCTGGCTGAATGATCAGAAAGTTGGGGTACATGAAGGCGGATACACGCCATTCAGCTTTGATATAACAGATTTCCTGAAAGATGGCGACAATCTGCTGGCTGTTTCCGTAAACAATGATACCTGGAAAGTCGGAACAATTCCCGGCGCAAAAGACAACAACCGAATCAATGACGCTTTTATGGGATGGGTAAATTACGGCGGCTTGATTCGTCCGGTTTATTTAACTGTTGAACCGGAAGTTTATGCTGATAATATCAAGATTGAAAGCACACCGGATTTAATCAAAGGAACGGCTGTTTTGACTACAAAACTTAGAATCAAAAACGTTTCAAAACAAACGGTTTCCCCGAAAGTAAATTATGTCGTTCAATTCAAAGAGAAAGCGGTTGCACTGAATTGGAAAATTAAATCAACCAGCATTTCAGCCGGACAAACGGGAATTATCGAAGCGGAAACAAGCCTTTCTGCGGCGCAGGTTAAACTTTGGAATCTGGATGATCCGAACTTATATCATCTTACTGCAATCATCGGTTCGGATACAATTTCCTCAAATTTTGGTATCAGAAAAGTCGAGATCAAAAATGCGCAATTATTACTGAACGGAAAATCACTTCGGTTAGGCGGAGGAAATCGTGTTGTCGATTATCCGGGTTTAGGCTCGATGGAACCAGATTGGCTGGTGGAAAAAGATTTTCGTTTGATGAAGGAAGCAGGAATGGAATTTCAACGGTTAACGCACTATACTCCCTCTAAATATTTCTATGAACTGGCCGATAAATATGGAATGCTGATTATTTCCGAAGCCGGAAACTGGCAGCTGACACCCCGCCAAATGGACAACGACAGCATGCGTACCAAATTCCGTTCGCAGTTCCGGGAAATGGTGGAACGAGATTGGAATCATCCGAGCATTATTGCTTACAGCGTTGGGAATGAGTATGAATCAAAATCGCAGGCCGGACTAAAATGGACCAAGGATATGATCGTGAATGCGCGTGAACTTGACCCAACACGGCTGTACACTTTCGCCAGTATGTTCTTAAATACGTTCCCTGAAAAACCGGAAGATGAGGCCAGTCAGTATGTCGATTTCATTTCTTCGAATACCTATGGAAACCATGCCAAAGTCCTGGACCATATCCACAAATTATATCCTGAGAAACCGATCCTGATTAGTGAATGGGGAACGAGAGCTGATGATAAGGGTGGCGAAATTGGTCAGGCGCAACATGTGCGTGATGTAATTGCGGAGGTAAGAAAAAGGCCCTATGTGATTGGGACTTCCTGGTGGACTTACAACGATTATCAAAGTCGCTATCACGGCACAAATGCCAACGGATATCGTCCCTGGGGAATTGTTGGCCCGGATCGCTCACTGAGGCCTGCCTACAAATCCTATCAGGATGAAATGTCGCCGGTTTTAATTGAAAAAGTGAGTTTTAAATCCGGTGAACAGGGTTCGCATCAGCTTGTTCTTAAACTGACTGCACGTAATGATTTTCCTTCTTATGCCATTCGCGGTTATTCGCTAAAAACGGCAAATGGCAGCTATGTCATTCCTGATCTTAATCCTGGTGAGAGTAAAGAATTCACAATTCCGCTAAATGGTTTTGACAAAAAAATATCGCTAACTCTCATGAAGCCAACGGGATACTCCGCCGGAATTAAAGAAATCGAACTAAAATAATTAAAAATATAAATACGACTGGGAAATATTAATTCTTCGCTGAGTCCCCACCCTAACGCTATTAACTAATGATAAAAGAAGAATTCATCTACAAAAGATCACCAAAAACCATATCTCTTGAAGCAGATTTAGTAATCGTCGGAGGTGGATTGACGGGAACCTGCGCGGCGATCACTGGGGCACGGACAGGAATGAAAGTAATTGTTGTTCAGGACAGACCGGTTTTGGGCGGAAATGCGTCAAGTGAAGTCCGGTTGTGGGTTTTGGGCGCAACCTCACATATGGGAAACAATAACCGCTGGGCACGGGAAGGTGGCGTAATCAATGAAATTATGCTGGAAAATATCCACCGGAACCCTGATGGAAATCCGTTGATTTTTGATACCGTTTTGCTGGAAAAAGTGGTTGAAGAAAAGAATATCACTTTGTTATTAAACACGGCCGTTTTCGACCTTGACAAATCTGCGGAAGATACGATTTCGGCTGTCCACGCTTTTTGCAGTCAGAATAGTACGCAATACAAAATCAGCGCTCCTTTGTTCTGTGATGCCTCCGGTGACGGAATTGTTGCCTTTCTGGCAGGGGCGGCATTTCGTATGGGTGCAGAATCTCAGGAAGAGTTTGGTGAAAAATTCGCCCCGGATAAAGCATATGGTGAGCTGCTTGGACATTCGATGTATTTTTATTCGAAAGATGTTGGCAGACCAGTGAAATTTACGCCGCCGTCTTTTGCTTTGCAGGATATTACGCAGATTCCGCGTTATAAAACATTCAATCCAAAAGATTTCGGTTGTCGGCTGTGGTGGCTGGAATATGGCGGACGACTTGACACCGTTCACGATACGGAAACAATTAAGTGGGAATTATGGAAAGTAGTTTACGGCGCCTGGAATTATATTAAAAATTCCGGTCTGTTCCCCGAAGCTGAAACGATGACATTGGAGTGGGTCGGTACTATTCCCGGAAAACGGGAAAGCCGCCGTTTTGAAGGCGATTATATGCTTAAACAGCAGGATATTGTTGAACAAAAACAATTCGAAGATACAGTAGCTTTTGGTGGTTGGAGCATCGACTTGCATCCGGCGGATGGAATTTACAGTGATCAGGCAGGTTGTAATCAATGGCATGGAAAGGGTGTTTTCAGTATTCCCTACCGCAGTTATTACAGTAAAAACATCAATAACCTATTTATTGCAGGGCGGATTATCAGTACAACACACGTGGCTTTTGCGTCCACACGGGTAATGGCTACAAGCGCGCATGGCGGACAAGCTGTTGCAATTGCTGCTTCTTTGGCAAAAAAATATGGTATTTCACCAAGAGAAGTCGGAACACTTCATTTGGACGAATTGCAGCGTGAATTGATCAAATCGGGCCAGTATATTCCACATTTGAAATTGTCAGATCAGGAAGATCTGGTTCAAAAAGCAATAAACATTCAGGCGAGTTCAACGTTAAAATTGAAAGAAATTCCGGGTGCTGATTATTGGGTGGCCATTAATCATTCGGTTGGACAAATGCTGCCGGTTTCTATGGGTAAAATGCCTTCCGTTACGGTTTGGCTTGATGCTGAAGAAGAAACAGAGTTGACCGTTG
The nucleotide sequence above comes from Dyadobacter subterraneus. Encoded proteins:
- a CDS encoding glycoside hydrolase family 2 protein; protein product: MIIKKSLFVLTLLFLSGSISFGQYKISQPNAIPLHGEWSFTLDPAEMGLAGKWYESKIDGNRFDKVTVPHCFSADLRYQFYNGTVWYRKTFPWKTTSGKRIILHFDAAYYKTNIWLNDQKVGVHEGGYTPFSFDITDFLKDGDNLLAVSVNNDTWKVGTIPGAKDNNRINDAFMGWVNYGGLIRPVYLTVEPEVYADNIKIESTPDLIKGTAVLTTKLRIKNVSKQTVSPKVNYVVQFKEKAVALNWKIKSTSISAGQTGIIEAETSLSAAQVKLWNLDDPNLYHLTAIIGSDTISSNFGIRKVEIKNAQLLLNGKSLRLGGGNRVVDYPGLGSMEPDWLVEKDFRLMKEAGMEFQRLTHYTPSKYFYELADKYGMLIISEAGNWQLTPRQMDNDSMRTKFRSQFREMVERDWNHPSIIAYSVGNEYESKSQAGLKWTKDMIVNARELDPTRLYTFASMFLNTFPEKPEDEASQYVDFISSNTYGNHAKVLDHIHKLYPEKPILISEWGTRADDKGGEIGQAQHVRDVIAEVRKRPYVIGTSWWTYNDYQSRYHGTNANGYRPWGIVGPDRSLRPAYKSYQDEMSPVLIEKVSFKSGEQGSHQLVLKLTARNDFPSYAIRGYSLKTANGSYVIPDLNPGESKEFTIPLNGFDKKISLTLMKPTGYSAGIKEIELK
- a CDS encoding FAD-dependent oxidoreductase — its product is MIKEEFIYKRSPKTISLEADLVIVGGGLTGTCAAITGARTGMKVIVVQDRPVLGGNASSEVRLWVLGATSHMGNNNRWAREGGVINEIMLENIHRNPDGNPLIFDTVLLEKVVEEKNITLLLNTAVFDLDKSAEDTISAVHAFCSQNSTQYKISAPLFCDASGDGIVAFLAGAAFRMGAESQEEFGEKFAPDKAYGELLGHSMYFYSKDVGRPVKFTPPSFALQDITQIPRYKTFNPKDFGCRLWWLEYGGRLDTVHDTETIKWELWKVVYGAWNYIKNSGLFPEAETMTLEWVGTIPGKRESRRFEGDYMLKQQDIVEQKQFEDTVAFGGWSIDLHPADGIYSDQAGCNQWHGKGVFSIPYRSYYSKNINNLFIAGRIISTTHVAFASTRVMATSAHGGQAVAIAASLAKKYGISPREVGTLHLDELQRELIKSGQYIPHLKLSDQEDLVQKAINIQASSTLKLKEIPGADYWVAINHSVGQMLPVSMGKMPSVTVWLDAEEETELTVELRRSSKSYNHTPDITLETKSVSLKKGRQEITLEWNAEFDDACYAFVCFMKNEQVKIQYSETRISGIVTVFNATNPAVSNYGKQEPTEDIGVDTFEFWCPQRRPEGRNIAMNLGTEINLFKPENLRNGLQRPIASPNAWVADYDDRKPTINLAWAEETKISSIEFVFDADYDHPMENVIFLHPETVMPFCVTEVKVYDDKIELVGSIENNHQNRRKITLSEPVSTQNLTIELANSNENTPVSLFEIRCY